The Pasteurella multocida genome contains a region encoding:
- a CDS encoding FGGY-family carbohydrate kinase, giving the protein MNYYLGIDCGGTFIKAALFDKTGKMFSCVRENVQVISEQAGYAERDMDELWQIFARVIRQTIERSQVSPQHIKGIGISAQGKGAFLLDQENKPLGRGILSSDQRALTLVKQWQEQGIPEQLYPHTRQTLWTGHPVSILRWLKEHEPERYQRIGSILMSHDYLRFCLTGELHCEETNISESNLYNIHSGQYDPKLAELLGLEGIIAKLPPVIAANQIAGYVTPKAAELTGLAVGTAVVGGLFDVVSTALCAGLDDETKLNAVLGTWSVVSGVTQHIDQQQTLPFVYGCYAEAGKFIVHEASPTSAGNLEWFVKQWHLDYAHINQHVASLEPASSSVLFVPFLYGSNAGLGMQACFYGMQAHHTQAHLLQAIYEGVLFSLMHHLERMRKRFPQANLLRVTGGPTQSPIWLQMLADFTGMRLEIPQIEETGCLGAALMAMQGANESADVFQAQSMLHVEPNPAYFAAYQAKYQRYQQLTTALKAML; this is encoded by the coding sequence GTGAATTATTACTTAGGCATAGACTGTGGGGGGACGTTTATCAAAGCAGCACTCTTTGATAAAACGGGAAAAATGTTTAGTTGTGTCCGTGAAAATGTGCAAGTCATCAGTGAACAAGCGGGCTATGCTGAACGTGATATGGATGAGTTATGGCAAATTTTTGCTCGTGTCATTCGTCAAACGATTGAGCGTAGCCAAGTTTCCCCTCAACATATTAAAGGGATAGGAATCTCTGCACAGGGCAAAGGGGCTTTCCTATTAGATCAAGAAAATAAACCGCTTGGTCGAGGAATTTTATCTTCCGATCAGCGTGCGTTAACGCTTGTCAAACAATGGCAAGAACAAGGGATCCCTGAGCAATTATATCCACATACACGACAAACGCTCTGGACAGGTCATCCTGTTTCTATATTACGTTGGTTAAAAGAACATGAGCCGGAGCGTTATCAACGAATTGGTTCAATTCTGATGTCACATGATTACTTGCGTTTTTGTTTAACTGGTGAGCTACACTGTGAAGAAACCAATATATCTGAATCAAATCTCTACAATATTCATAGCGGTCAATACGATCCCAAACTTGCCGAGCTGCTCGGGTTAGAAGGCATTATTGCGAAGCTCCCACCGGTTATCGCGGCTAACCAAATTGCGGGATATGTCACGCCCAAAGCAGCTGAACTCACCGGATTGGCTGTAGGAACCGCTGTCGTCGGTGGTCTTTTTGATGTGGTATCAACCGCACTTTGTGCCGGTCTGGATGATGAAACCAAACTGAATGCTGTATTGGGCACTTGGTCGGTGGTGAGTGGGGTGACTCAACATATCGATCAGCAACAAACACTGCCTTTTGTTTATGGATGTTATGCGGAAGCTGGCAAATTCATTGTCCATGAAGCCAGCCCGACTTCCGCAGGAAATTTAGAATGGTTCGTCAAACAGTGGCATTTGGATTATGCACACATTAATCAGCATGTTGCATCCCTCGAACCTGCCTCAAGCTCTGTCTTATTTGTGCCATTCTTATACGGTTCCAATGCAGGACTAGGTATGCAAGCTTGTTTCTATGGTATGCAAGCTCACCATACCCAAGCACATCTACTCCAAGCCATTTACGAAGGGGTCCTGTTCAGTTTAATGCATCATTTAGAGCGCATGCGAAAACGCTTCCCACAAGCAAACCTGTTGCGTGTCACAGGCGGACCAACCCAATCCCCTATTTGGTTACAAATGTTGGCTGATTTCACAGGAATGCGATTAGAAATTCCACAAATCGAAGAAACCGGCTGCTTAGGGGCGGCATTAATGGCAATGCAAGGGGCAAATGAATCAGCAGATGTCTTTCAAGCACAATCTATGCTGCATGTGGAACCGAATCCGGCTTATTTTGCAGCTTACCAAGCTAAATATCAACGCTATCAACAACTTACTACTGCCTTAAAAGCAATGCTTTAA
- a CDS encoding TRAP transporter substrate-binding protein, protein MKRFNLKMLAALVAGMAVFTASANAATTLRFGYEAPRSDTQHEAAKKFNELLKEKTKGEIKLSLFPDSTLGNAQTMISAVRGGTIDLEMSGSPNFSGLVPKLNVIDIPFIFQNREHAYAVLDGEIGQGLLKELEAQGLKGLAFWEVGFRSFTNSKHPVKTPDDIKGLKVRTNQNPMYIQAFSILGANPVPMPLSELYTALETRAVDAQEHPVGIVWSAKLYEVQKHLSLTNHGYTPLIVVMNKAKFDGLSPALQSAILEAAKEAGAYQRKLNLDNEKGIIEKMQKAGIQVIETVDTKPFKAAIESEVRKAFIEKNGDDLVKQIDALAK, encoded by the coding sequence ATGAAACGCTTCAATCTTAAAATGCTCGCAGCTTTAGTGGCCGGTATGGCAGTATTCACCGCGTCAGCAAATGCCGCAACCACATTACGCTTTGGTTACGAGGCACCGCGTAGTGATACGCAACATGAAGCTGCAAAGAAATTCAATGAGCTTCTCAAAGAAAAAACCAAAGGCGAAATTAAACTCAGTCTTTTCCCTGACAGCACGTTAGGCAATGCACAAACCATGATCAGTGCGGTACGCGGTGGCACAATTGATTTAGAAATGTCAGGTTCACCAAACTTTTCAGGTTTAGTGCCTAAATTAAATGTGATTGATATTCCGTTTATTTTCCAAAATCGTGAGCATGCTTATGCCGTGTTAGACGGCGAAATTGGACAAGGCTTATTAAAAGAATTAGAAGCACAAGGCTTAAAAGGGTTAGCCTTCTGGGAAGTGGGTTTCCGTTCATTTACTAACTCAAAACATCCCGTGAAAACGCCAGATGACATTAAAGGATTGAAAGTACGTACTAATCAAAACCCAATGTATATTCAAGCGTTCTCTATCTTAGGGGCAAACCCTGTGCCAATGCCGCTTTCAGAGCTTTATACTGCGTTAGAAACACGTGCTGTTGATGCTCAAGAACACCCTGTCGGTATTGTTTGGTCTGCTAAATTGTATGAAGTACAAAAACACTTAAGCTTAACCAATCATGGATATACCCCACTTATCGTGGTGATGAATAAAGCCAAATTTGATGGGTTGTCACCAGCACTACAAAGCGCTATTCTTGAAGCCGCGAAAGAAGCCGGCGCCTATCAACGAAAACTCAATTTGGATAATGAAAAAGGCATTATTGAAAAAATGCAAAAAGCAGGCATCCAAGTGATTGAAACGGTTGATACCAAACCATTCAAAGCAGCGATCGAAAGTGAAGTACGTAAAGCTTTCATTGAGAAAAATGGTGATGACCTCGTCAAACAAATTGATGCGCTTGCTAAATAA
- a CDS encoding TRAP transporter small permease, which translates to MKSLSIYVTKLLESLVVVILATMSCLVFLNVVLRYGFNSSINITEEVSRYLFVWLAFLGAILAFNENRHVNVTIFTSRLSLAKQKILHLVTDSLMLFCCYLLIQGSWVQFQLNLNNMAPISGIPMGITYLASFIAGCAIALLLVIRLFSNANRLIKGEQQ; encoded by the coding sequence ATGAAATCACTCAGTATATACGTCACCAAACTCTTAGAAAGCCTAGTGGTCGTTATTTTAGCCACCATGTCTTGCCTTGTCTTTCTCAATGTTGTGTTGCGCTATGGCTTCAATAGCAGTATTAACATTACCGAAGAAGTGTCCCGTTATTTATTTGTCTGGCTAGCTTTTCTTGGCGCTATTTTGGCGTTTAATGAAAATCGTCATGTTAATGTCACGATCTTCACTTCTCGTCTATCTTTGGCTAAACAAAAAATACTACATTTAGTCACAGATAGTCTCATGTTATTTTGTTGCTATCTGCTCATTCAAGGTAGTTGGGTCCAGTTCCAATTAAATCTCAATAATATGGCGCCTATCTCAGGGATACCAATGGGCATCACCTATTTAGCCAGTTTCATTGCAGGCTGTGCTATTGCACTACTACTTGTCATCCGACTTTTTTCCAATGCCAATAGATTGATTAAAGGAGAACAACAATGA
- a CDS encoding substrate-binding domain-containing protein has protein sequence MKQQFHRGLSALAALVTLSFATQALANDPFVAEAKQHVAAATAQQTVWDGPTTGPKLQPSKNVIFVASDMKNGGVLGVIDGMKEATAVAGWKFDVLDGAGSVNNQLSALNQAIARKPDAIVIGGWNPNVAKIPLGKANKNGITLVAWHATPEPGPIDKYNIFYNVTSDSDQIAKLSAQLAVANSDGKAKVVILTDSLYEIALRKANVMKDVIEQCKECKVLEFIDTPLADTSSRMPSLTFSLLQKYGDDLQYTLAINDLYFDFMAPSLRSANKGEMPYNISAGDGSVTAYQRIRTNNHQFATVPEPLNLHGWQLVDELNRAFAKEKPSGYITPAHLVIKDNVAFDGGEKNLYDPQNGYKDAYKRIWDVK, from the coding sequence ATGAAACAGCAATTTCATCGTGGTTTAAGCGCACTCGCCGCGTTAGTCACACTCTCTTTTGCGACGCAAGCGCTCGCTAACGATCCTTTTGTGGCAGAAGCCAAACAACATGTCGCTGCCGCAACGGCACAACAAACGGTCTGGGACGGACCTACCACTGGACCTAAATTACAACCAAGTAAAAATGTGATTTTTGTTGCTTCCGACATGAAAAATGGCGGTGTACTTGGCGTGATTGATGGCATGAAAGAAGCCACTGCGGTCGCGGGTTGGAAATTTGATGTGCTTGATGGGGCGGGTTCTGTGAACAACCAACTTTCTGCCTTAAACCAAGCGATCGCACGTAAACCTGATGCGATTGTGATTGGCGGTTGGAACCCTAATGTGGCAAAAATTCCTTTAGGCAAAGCCAATAAAAATGGAATTACTCTTGTTGCTTGGCATGCGACACCAGAACCAGGTCCAATTGATAAATATAATATTTTCTACAATGTGACATCAGACTCCGACCAGATTGCTAAACTCTCTGCACAACTTGCGGTCGCAAATTCAGATGGGAAAGCCAAAGTGGTTATTCTGACCGACTCGTTATATGAAATCGCGTTACGCAAAGCAAATGTGATGAAAGACGTCATTGAGCAATGCAAAGAATGTAAAGTATTGGAATTTATTGATACACCATTGGCAGACACCTCAAGCCGTATGCCGAGCTTGACCTTTAGCTTATTGCAAAAATATGGCGATGATCTGCAATACACCTTAGCGATCAACGACCTCTATTTTGATTTCATGGCGCCATCATTACGTTCTGCTAATAAAGGCGAGATGCCTTATAACATTTCGGCTGGCGACGGTTCGGTGACCGCTTACCAACGTATTCGTACCAACAATCATCAATTTGCAACCGTACCAGAACCGTTAAATTTACATGGCTGGCAGCTTGTCGATGAGCTAAATCGCGCCTTTGCCAAAGAGAAACCGTCTGGTTATATCACCCCAGCCCACCTCGTCATTAAAGACAACGTGGCATTTGACGGTGGTGAGAAAAATCTTTACGACCCACAAAATGGTTATAAAGATGCTTATAAACGCATTTGGGATGTGAAGTAA
- a CDS encoding sugar ABC transporter ATP-binding protein: MVITEQSPILSLQNIVKRFGSHTAVNQVSLDIHRGEIVALLGENGAGKSTLIKILAGIYPRDEGDITFHGQKIQSAQSLSHTNKQPIAFIHQDLGLIEWMTIAENMAFVMGFPRRFGLIDWKKINQQAQEALDFVGIQLSAETRVFDLSRTEKALLAIARAIAINAEILVLDEPTASLPASDVEHLFVVLNRLRSQGVGMIYVTHRLDEVITISDRILVMRDGYPVAQGETQHYDVKALVKAIVGEETRGKQREPLPHNTPEVLQLNHIVVGDTGPVSFRLHEGEMIALAGLRGAGQEEIGRLLFGMRELESGNILFNNQDYHATSPKEAIQKGIALVAGDRVKESLVMSMTTSENLFINPVLSGHSPLKNYARKQEWAESWYKFQLFDIRPKNLFIDVSALSGGNQQKIVLARWMHLNTPVLILEDPTAGVDVGARAEIYDLLNQALKKGIAIIVISNDFEEIAHLCNRALVFNRGEIAGELFNEQVTFANLLALASDSKSSIN, from the coding sequence ATGGTGATAACTGAACAATCTCCAATTCTTAGCCTACAGAACATCGTCAAACGATTCGGTAGCCATACAGCAGTAAATCAGGTGAGCCTTGATATTCATCGGGGTGAAATCGTGGCTTTACTTGGTGAAAATGGTGCGGGAAAATCCACACTCATTAAGATTCTGGCGGGCATCTATCCCCGAGATGAAGGCGACATTACTTTTCATGGACAAAAAATCCAGTCTGCCCAATCGCTCTCACATACCAATAAACAGCCCATTGCGTTTATCCATCAGGATTTAGGCTTGATTGAATGGATGACAATTGCAGAAAACATGGCATTTGTTATGGGATTTCCTCGTCGTTTTGGATTAATTGATTGGAAAAAAATCAATCAACAAGCACAAGAGGCATTAGACTTTGTCGGTATTCAATTGTCCGCTGAAACACGCGTCTTTGATCTGAGCCGAACAGAAAAAGCCTTACTGGCAATTGCCCGCGCGATCGCTATCAATGCAGAAATTTTAGTCTTAGATGAACCCACAGCTTCGTTACCTGCTAGCGATGTGGAACACTTGTTTGTCGTGTTAAATCGCCTACGCTCGCAGGGGGTAGGGATGATTTATGTCACTCACCGTCTCGATGAAGTCATTACTATCTCTGATCGTATATTAGTCATGCGAGATGGTTATCCTGTCGCACAAGGTGAAACACAGCATTATGACGTCAAAGCATTAGTGAAAGCGATTGTGGGTGAAGAAACGCGCGGAAAACAAAGAGAACCATTGCCACACAATACACCTGAAGTATTGCAATTAAATCATATTGTTGTCGGCGATACCGGTCCTGTTTCCTTCAGGTTACATGAAGGTGAAATGATCGCGCTCGCAGGGTTACGTGGCGCAGGTCAAGAAGAAATTGGGCGCCTTCTCTTTGGTATGCGTGAATTAGAAAGTGGTAATATCCTTTTCAATAACCAAGACTATCATGCCACATCGCCAAAAGAAGCTATTCAAAAAGGCATCGCTTTGGTTGCTGGTGATAGGGTAAAAGAAAGTCTCGTTATGTCCATGACAACATCTGAGAATTTATTTATTAATCCTGTCCTAAGTGGTCATTCACCACTGAAAAATTATGCGCGGAAACAAGAATGGGCTGAAAGTTGGTACAAATTCCAATTATTCGATATTCGTCCCAAAAATTTATTTATCGACGTCAGTGCGCTATCCGGTGGAAACCAACAAAAGATCGTGCTTGCCCGTTGGATGCACCTTAATACGCCCGTGCTGATTTTAGAAGATCCCACCGCTGGGGTAGATGTCGGCGCAAGGGCAGAAATTTATGATCTCTTAAATCAGGCGTTGAAAAAAGGGATAGCCATTATTGTGATTTCAAATGACTTCGAAGAAATTGCCCATTTATGTAATCGAGCTCTCGTCTTTAACCGTGGTGAGATCGCAGGTGAATTGTTCAATGAACAAGTCACGTTCGCCAACTTACTGGCACTCGCTTCAGATTCCAAGTCGAGCATTAATTAA
- a CDS encoding ABC transporter permease, producing MAQTNIKSTALEHPVSIARDGFAAWFSQMLTRYGLLWLCFLLVIIFSLTTDSFASMLTLNAILESKSKIALLALAATTTMIVGKIDLNVGFGIVLWHILAITLQVQFGFSWQMATVTVLIVAAIYGLLNGILVALADIDSFVATLGSGTVLYAIALWHSGGRQIVGDLPDGFIAINSTEIFGIPISAFYVLIIAIVMWLVTEHTPTGRCMYAVGGNPTAAHLNGISIKKYTIVPFIVSSLITGFTGVLIAAQQGVGQASVGMDYLLPALVGAFLGSTTIKPGRINVWGTVVGIAILAIGISGIQQFGGAFWVEPLFNGATLLLSITIAGYAQRKRLLNQKAVHKRATK from the coding sequence ATGGCTCAAACAAATATCAAATCAACTGCACTAGAGCATCCCGTCTCTATTGCGCGTGATGGATTTGCCGCTTGGTTTTCCCAAATGCTCACCAGATATGGATTATTATGGTTGTGCTTTTTGCTTGTTATCATTTTCTCGTTAACCACCGACTCCTTTGCGTCGATGCTAACGTTAAATGCCATTTTAGAAAGTAAATCCAAAATTGCCTTACTTGCACTCGCTGCCACCACCACAATGATTGTGGGCAAAATCGATTTAAACGTCGGTTTCGGTATTGTCCTGTGGCATATTCTCGCCATTACATTACAAGTCCAATTTGGTTTCTCTTGGCAAATGGCTACCGTAACCGTATTAATTGTCGCCGCCATTTACGGACTCCTTAATGGTATTCTGGTCGCGCTGGCGGATATTGATAGTTTCGTGGCAACCTTAGGTTCAGGCACAGTCCTTTATGCGATTGCTTTATGGCATTCTGGTGGACGCCAAATTGTCGGTGACTTACCTGATGGTTTCATTGCTATTAACAGTACTGAAATCTTTGGCATTCCAATTTCCGCCTTTTATGTCCTCATTATTGCGATTGTGATGTGGCTAGTGACAGAACATACTCCAACAGGGCGCTGTATGTATGCAGTGGGAGGCAATCCTACCGCTGCCCATCTCAATGGCATCTCCATAAAAAAATACACCATTGTCCCTTTCATTGTCTCCAGTTTAATCACTGGCTTTACTGGCGTGTTAATTGCCGCGCAACAAGGTGTTGGACAAGCGAGCGTAGGAATGGACTATTTATTGCCTGCACTTGTTGGCGCATTTTTAGGGAGTACTACCATAAAACCAGGGCGGATCAACGTATGGGGAACCGTGGTAGGGATTGCTATCCTTGCGATTGGTATCTCCGGTATCCAACAATTTGGTGGGGCATTCTGGGTGGAACCATTGTTCAATGGCGCAACACTTTTACTGTCCATTACGATTGCCGGCTATGCACAGCGCAAACGTTTATTAAATCAAAAAGCAGTACACAAAAGAGCAACAAAATAA
- a CDS encoding 3-keto-L-gulonate-6-phosphate decarboxylase UlaD, with product MAKPLIQLALDSLDLESAVVTAKNAADSVDIIEVGTILAFAEGMRAVRTLRALHPDHILVCDMKTTDAGAILAEMAFKAGTDWLTVSAAAHIATIASCKKIADSYNKEIQIEIYGNWTFDDAKAWVDLGITQAIYHRSRDAEAAGKGWSEDDLNTMKKLSDIGLALSITGGIIPEDIHLFKEINAKAFIAGRAFTGEAGKLTAEKVRSEINKYW from the coding sequence ATGGCAAAACCACTTATTCAACTTGCACTAGATTCGCTTGATTTAGAAAGCGCGGTTGTCACCGCAAAAAATGCGGCTGATTCTGTCGATATTATTGAAGTCGGCACCATTCTTGCCTTTGCAGAAGGAATGCGCGCAGTCCGTACATTGCGCGCCTTGCACCCAGATCACATTTTAGTCTGTGATATGAAAACCACTGATGCAGGAGCAATTTTAGCGGAAATGGCATTCAAGGCAGGAACAGACTGGCTCACCGTTTCTGCCGCGGCTCACATTGCCACTATTGCGAGCTGTAAAAAAATTGCGGATAGTTACAACAAAGAGATTCAAATTGAAATCTATGGTAACTGGACATTTGACGATGCAAAAGCGTGGGTGGATTTAGGCATCACACAAGCCATTTATCATCGTTCACGCGATGCGGAAGCAGCAGGCAAAGGTTGGAGCGAAGACGATCTGAACACGATGAAAAAACTGTCCGATATCGGTCTGGCGCTTTCTATTACAGGCGGCATTATCCCTGAAGATATTCATTTATTTAAAGAAATCAATGCTAAAGCCTTCATTGCTGGCAGAGCCTTTACGGGTGAAGCGGGCAAATTAACTGCAGAAAAAGTGCGGTCAGAAATTAATAAATATTGGTGA
- a CDS encoding YhcH/YjgK/YiaL family protein, whose protein sequence is MFFGHLSQVDKKQYPEAINIALDYLSNTDFNQLAAGRYPIRGDRIYAQVLDLETQEPSMLYPEVHRHYIDVQYLHSGFERIGVAIDLGNNDIAKPYDATRDILFYQNVENEVQLIMRPGHFAIFFPSDVHRPACIDGHSTSIRKVVVKIAVSELEVSP, encoded by the coding sequence ATGTTTTTTGGTCATCTCTCTCAGGTTGACAAAAAGCAGTATCCTGAAGCAATCAATATTGCTTTAGATTATTTGTCAAACACTGACTTTAACCAGTTAGCGGCGGGACGTTATCCTATACGCGGTGATCGTATCTATGCCCAAGTTTTAGATTTAGAAACCCAAGAACCGTCGATGCTTTATCCCGAAGTCCATCGCCATTATATTGATGTGCAATATTTGCATTCTGGTTTCGAACGTATTGGCGTCGCCATTGATTTAGGCAACAACGACATTGCAAAGCCGTATGATGCAACGCGAGATATCCTGTTTTATCAGAATGTCGAAAATGAAGTACAGCTCATTATGCGTCCCGGTCATTTTGCTATCTTTTTTCCAAGTGATGTACACCGCCCGGCTTGCATTGATGGTCATTCCACGTCGATCCGTAAAGTTGTGGTGAAAATTGCGGTCAGTGAATTAGAGGTGTCACCATGA
- a CDS encoding SMP-30/gluconolactonase/LRE family protein — protein sequence MLPAKIEIYDPRFYDFVGSNLHIEELFDQAIWAEGPVWLAEENAVIFSDVKGNTMYRWTANEGTQIFRSPSYFANGNTVDAMGNLITCEHEMRGISLTDKQGHRRLLVDKLEQKQLNSPNDVVVKSDGTIWFTDPPYGILSDAEGKKAASEIIGCYVYCYDPATTALHVASFHVMRPNGLAFSADESQLIVADMSAVEFEKSGLHHLVAFDVVGKQLENRRIIAEISPGIPDGFCIDQQNVIYCSCETGLVILLMDGTLLGRVLLDKTTSNCTFGADQKTLFITATNSLYRLTCY from the coding sequence ATGTTACCCGCAAAAATTGAAATTTATGATCCACGTTTCTACGACTTCGTTGGCTCAAATTTACACATTGAAGAACTGTTTGATCAGGCTATTTGGGCTGAAGGACCGGTCTGGTTAGCGGAAGAAAATGCGGTGATTTTTAGTGATGTCAAAGGCAATACGATGTACCGCTGGACAGCAAACGAGGGAACACAAATTTTTCGTTCTCCCTCCTATTTTGCGAACGGGAATACCGTCGATGCGATGGGCAACCTAATTACTTGTGAACATGAAATGCGTGGCATTAGCTTGACAGATAAACAAGGTCATCGTCGGTTACTGGTCGATAAACTCGAGCAAAAGCAACTTAATTCACCGAATGACGTGGTGGTGAAATCCGATGGTACAATCTGGTTTACCGATCCCCCCTATGGTATTTTAAGTGATGCGGAAGGGAAAAAAGCCGCCAGTGAAATCATCGGTTGTTATGTTTATTGCTATGACCCAGCCACAACAGCGCTACATGTGGCAAGCTTTCATGTTATGCGCCCAAATGGTTTGGCCTTTTCTGCCGATGAATCGCAATTGATTGTCGCAGACATGTCTGCCGTCGAGTTTGAAAAATCAGGTTTACACCATCTTGTTGCGTTTGATGTGGTGGGTAAACAACTTGAAAATAGACGCATCATTGCAGAAATCTCACCGGGGATTCCCGATGGTTTTTGTATTGATCAACAGAATGTGATTTATTGTAGCTGTGAAACGGGATTGGTCATTTTATTAATGGATGGCACCCTTTTAGGACGTGTCCTCCTAGATAAAACCACCTCAAATTGTACATTTGGTGCCGACCAAAAAACCTTATTCATTACAGCGACAAATAGTCTTTATCGGTTAACTTGTTATTAA
- a CDS encoding TRAP transporter large permease subunit — protein MTVVIFLSVLLGAILLGIPVAFALLLCGVALMLHLDLFDAQILAQQLVSGADSFSLMAIPFFILAGEIMNEGGLSKRIIDLPMKLVGHKRGGLGFVAILAAMIMASLSGSAVADTAAVAAMLLPMMKTTGYPLDRSAGLIGTAGIIAPIIPPSIPFIIFGVASGVSITKLFLAGIAPGILMGICLGALWWWQAKRLNLMTFSKATKEELCISFKNSIWALLLPVIIIGGFRSGIFTPTEAGAVAAFYALVVSLFIYKELKFRQLYRVILAAGKTTAVVMFLVAAAQVTGWLITIAELPQMMTELLEPLIDTPTLLLIVIMISVFVIGMVMDLTPTVLILTPVLMPLVEEAGIDPVYFGVLFILNTSIGLITPPVGNVLNVITGVSKLPFDQAAKGILPYLFMMIILLFSFIFFPSLILTPLSWLQP, from the coding sequence ATGACCGTCGTTATTTTCCTTTCCGTCTTATTAGGTGCTATTTTATTAGGTATTCCCGTTGCGTTTGCCCTGTTATTGTGCGGTGTCGCATTAATGTTACATTTAGATTTATTTGATGCGCAAATTCTTGCTCAACAGCTCGTCAGTGGTGCAGACAGTTTCTCGTTAATGGCGATTCCTTTTTTCATTTTAGCTGGTGAAATTATGAATGAAGGGGGCTTATCAAAACGGATCATCGATCTGCCAATGAAATTGGTCGGACACAAACGGGGTGGCTTAGGCTTTGTTGCCATCCTTGCGGCAATGATCATGGCAAGTTTATCTGGTTCCGCCGTCGCAGACACCGCCGCAGTAGCCGCGATGTTATTGCCAATGATGAAAACCACGGGATATCCGCTTGATCGCTCCGCAGGATTAATTGGGACAGCGGGCATCATCGCCCCGATCATTCCGCCTTCGATTCCGTTTATTATTTTCGGTGTTGCCAGCGGTGTGTCTATTACCAAGTTATTCTTAGCAGGTATCGCACCGGGCATTCTCATGGGGATTTGTTTAGGGGCGCTTTGGTGGTGGCAAGCGAAACGCTTAAATCTGATGACCTTTTCAAAAGCCACAAAAGAAGAACTGTGTATTTCCTTTAAAAATAGTATTTGGGCGTTGTTACTACCCGTCATTATCATTGGCGGATTCCGCTCCGGGATTTTCACGCCGACGGAAGCAGGGGCTGTCGCTGCATTTTATGCGCTGGTCGTGTCCTTATTTATCTATAAAGAGTTGAAATTCAGACAATTATATCGGGTCATTCTCGCCGCTGGGAAAACCACTGCCGTGGTCATGTTCTTAGTTGCGGCTGCGCAGGTCACAGGTTGGCTCATCACTATTGCGGAATTACCGCAAATGATGACGGAATTACTTGAACCATTAATTGACACGCCAACCCTATTATTAATCGTGATTATGATCTCTGTCTTCGTCATCGGCATGGTGATGGATTTAACACCTACCGTATTGATTTTGACACCTGTGTTGATGCCATTAGTCGAAGAAGCCGGCATCGACCCTGTTTATTTTGGTGTGCTCTTTATTCTGAATACGTCAATTGGGCTTATTACACCACCTGTCGGTAATGTATTAAATGTCATCACCGGTGTATCGAAGTTACCTTTTGATCAAGCGGCTAAAGGCATACTCCCGTATTTATTTATGATGATTATTTTGCTGTTTTCATTCATTTTCTTCCCATCATTGATTTTAACGCCACTTAGCTGGCTACAACCTTAA